Within Populus trichocarpa isolate Nisqually-1 chromosome 6, P.trichocarpa_v4.1, whole genome shotgun sequence, the genomic segment ataAAAGGGCTCTCAATCTCAAATAAAGAAAACGCATCAATGTGCCAGGGTCATAACACAATTTTTGGCCGCTGTCTCcattcttctatttttcaaaacattaattaatttttttattattattaacgtgggtattcaggtcagcttgcgtgcatcTTGACTAATCTCATGAGCCTTGAAtttaacgactatgtaaacctccagttaccctgaggtttgtgaaacTTAAACTGGTGACTTCTAGGGAGCAAACCTAGagcctgaccagttgagttgCACTTCTCagggtttaattaaattttattttttaacattaaaagtaGAGGTGGGTTTACTTTTTTCATAATCTAATTTTGACTCTTTATTTTTGTGAAagaattagtaaaaaataaaaaatacatctttttagtaattttattttctaaaaaccgacatcaattttttttaaataattaaaaataaaaaaaattaaaataataaatttaaaagaaaatacataataaaggtaacatttcataattttttttttgtcgttcTTCCCTTAAGTAAAATGAACTTTATGCTCGAATTTCTGCTTAAATCTCTTAAACCAAtacatatttttagaatttctagtttttttaattaatagacGGTGATTTTCAATCTTCAACAGTAAACTTTTGACTCCCGATACAACATCCACCGAGATgcgaaaatgttaaaaaatttcattcatatttttaatttcaatacaaGTATGGAAACTAAGTTACATAATGTCCCTTTGATCTAATCTTTTTTCTGTGTAGAAATTAAACCTACAAAAGGGGTTGGGATCATCGGCTAAATTTGTGAAAGCAAGGCAGTTCCACAACCTGAGATGGATAACAAGCTGCaatggtgttgctgctgctgctgctgtagtTGTTCTACAGTACAACTACAACATAAcacagacaaaaaaataaaataattacagcATGCAGGAGCAAAATGCACCTCTTTGGCTATAAAAATCTGGTGCCCGCATGGCAATGATGTAGAAGATTATGAGCAATAGCATCCCTAGCTTTCATTGAAGTTGCCGATCTCAAAGCAACCTCAGGAACCATCTCATCATCAACAAGTTCCACCCTCAGCTCTGGATCAATTTCCTCATTTTGCATCTCACAAATATTATGCAGCACACAGCATGCCCCAAGCACCACTGGCAAGTCCTGCAGTTTCACCTCTGTTCTTTTCTGCAAGCAACTCCACCTCCCTTTCAACCTCGCAAAGGCATCCTTTGCAACCAATTGAATCTCCCCAATCTTCTCATTGAAGGCATGCTGAGTCCATGTCAAATTCTGCTGTGCATAAGGCACCAAAACCCAATCCATTAATGGGTACCCTGAAGTCCCAACAATCCAAACATCCTTCAAGAGGCCTCCATTAGCCCTTTGAAATAAAGCAGACTTCTCCAACACCTGATCATCAGGCATCGAACCAGGCCAGCCAATACACACATCAGTAAATATCCCTTTTGGATCAACAACACCTTGAACAGTAATTGAATAGGATGTCTTCTGATTCCTCTCTGTATGCCTCTTATTAAAATATGCGGCAACGCTAATCTTTGGAGCTATAATAGGTATATGAGTAGTATACATAGACCCCACAGCATTGGGTATCCCAGAAATggattcaaattcattttttatcttcCTCAAACCATCCTCATCGGGCCACTGCAAATACTTGGGCATTAAAACACTCCTTATAGCTGAACATACTTCAAGAACTAATTTATGGCAAGTAGAAATACCCAAACCAAACCTCTTGGATACAAGTCTAAGTGGTTCGCCAGTAGCCAATCTCCAAATACAAACAGCAACTCTTTGCCTAACAGGAATAGCATTACGCAAAGTAGTATCTTCTTTAGCTATAACTGAATTTAACTCCTCACAGATCATATCAAAAGTAGACTTACTCATTCGAAAAGCCTTCTTGAATTCTTCCTCTGGATAATCTGGTCTATTACAATCATCCCACCATTCTTTATCTCTATCTTTCACCCATAACCGTCTTTGTTGACCACCGCCACCGtgctttgtatctttaattCCTTCCCTGGCAGCCACGCCATTAGAGACGGTTGAAACAGCCAAAGCACCAGCTATTGCCCTTGAATTCTTGCGCTTTCTTCTTTCTGTTTCTTGAACTTCGACGTGGTAATCTTGGAATTTGTCGTAGTATTCAACCATcgttttaatccttttattgtGGTTAGCCTCTAATAATACCTTCTCTTCGTTTGAAGCCTTGCTCTGCTCTTCTTGATCACTCTTTTCTTGTTGTTCTAGCAATATCAATGATGTGATGATACCCttcaagtttttcttcttcttctctctgcCATCTTGCTCAAAAGAATCGTTGCCATCGCTATCATTTCCTTGCCTGTCCTCctttctttgccttttcttgGAGTTGCTGAACATGCTATCGGGTTCATTCATTTGGCGGAGTGAGGATGGAAGAAAGGTGAACATGAGGGGGGAGTTTCGAGCGAGGTTGTTGGTTTGGTAAAGAAGGGAGTTTTCatacatataaaaaaggaaaagagttgAAACAAAAGACAGAGAAACTGGACAGTCTTCGACTGCTGGCTTTCAAAAAATGTGTGGACAAAGTGTGAACACACTGACAATACTAGGTTTAGATCCCTTTCACTTGCATGATTATGATTGAAATTTACATGCCCTGACCGGGCAAGGCTATATAGCTGTGTTTAACTGTTAATCATAGCCTCCCACTTTAGATATTTGCAAGACGCCTAATAAATGACTACTGGTTTTCATCAAATGGAACAagaattctttaaaatttaatccttTTGACCACCCATAAAACTATATTAGGGCTTCTCCTTCTTCCTCGTTTAATATAGTTTTTCGGGCgttaaaaccctaattttatatatataaaaaaagggataaaaataaccaaatgaATCTAGATTAGGTCATTTATAATACAAACCCACTTTGTCTTAGTCTTTAGacccatatttttcttttcttttaagggcTACATGATGATCTCACCAACAGATTATTCAACTTCATAGCAGCACCCATTCATTCCCATTGTTTATTAACGAGTTATTTGTCAAAATAATGATGGTGTTGTGAATAGAAGGAATAAAGCGTGCTTGTGAGACGGTAAAACCCCGGTAAAGCCATGAATTGTGCGCCCTAGATCTTTCAAGAGATTATAATAGCTAACAAAAAAACGTGGGCTAGGTGTGGACACAGCTTTGGGAAGGCGCTACACGTTAGACTTTGTGGCATGTTGGGGGCGGGGGTGGTGCGCGCCTGTGACTTCAGGTTTCACACGGTTTCTTGTGGATTCCGGCTGCTTTACTGGAATGTTGCTGATGTGGCTGGTCCTTATCAATCTGCTTTTACAGAGAGccattctttaaaaataaaaaaaaaatagtagagaatagtttaattaatcggttttatatttacttatcaaatattattaGTTTGAGTGAtacaaatctaattaatttcaagattttaaaaaattaattaaggtatgtgtaaattaatccaaacatttgagattaaaaaaaaaattgtatttcagACAGTGGTTGGTGGTGGAccaattaaatttgaatttgtgtGCAAGCAGCAGCAACTCCAAATGGATGGGGGCTTTCTTTGAAGAGGGCCAGGGTAGATGAATGACAGGGACATAGGCGAATACAAATTTGTCTAAGTACTTTGGTGAATTCTTGACCACGATGTCTAGATGCCCTTAAAGCCAAGGTGCTTGTGTAGCCCTCGGAGggattttcttctctcctttgcCACGGTTAAAACACCTTATTTGTGGAAACAAAACCAGATATCAAAAGCAACGGcagaagaaaacataaaaaggaaaagaacttGGTAGAATCTTGAGTACTTCACCCGGAAGTAAGAAAACAGAGACCACTAGGTAGGTATATATCATACTCcagaggaggagaaaaaaaaaacccgtaaAAAAtctattgttattttatatgaacACTGCTCAACTAATAGTAAAAGCTTATCAAGATAGTTCAAAAAACATTACGAAAGGCTCCATGACGACACCAAAAAAGACTATATGTAACGTTATATCAATGAACCAGAAAACAAACTATACAAAATATCatgagataaatatctcttacttatatttaatcacttaacttaatttaattgaaaaactaaaatcctattgaaaaagctaaatttaacctaaaacgataaataaaaagatccgAGATAACTTGAATCATTACCAagattaatgaaaaatcatacagaaagcaaataaaaaaaataacagagtcaaatctccaattaaataaatgtggagagatgaaactaaaaaatattagcttaaaaaagaaaaacaaacaaacaaacccaAGTGAATTTTCTAAACCCTAGTTAATCTTCCAAACTCACAATCTGTGAAATACTAAACCCAGACTCAATCAAGATGCTCAATCTCcaacaaattcaatgttgaaacatgaaataaaaaaaaatcaatttaaataaattgctaaggcaaaaaatagcaattaaaataatgaagattaaattggtaggaaaaaaaaagttaaggagaatgaaattgtaaaaataactttttaaaagcatctcgaataaaacaaataacatttaaaagaaCTAGtactaaatttgaaagataaaaaaaattaaagagaaatgaaagtgaaaaaaaattaatttcttaaatcatctcaaataaaacaaatagtactTAGGAACCAAATgtaaagaaataacaaattgAAGGGCTTCTTTTACATAAGGTTAGTacaaaaatcaaggagaagagaaggggaaaaaaaagattgcacGTGCCAAACTAGAGATCCATTTGGAATACGCACTGCACCAAAACGGAGAGGAAACCGAGATGATTTGAACACCGTATTGAAAGCCACCTTTTAACAACCTCACGACGTCTCACACGACACCCAAAAAGTGTATAGACAACTCACACaccaacaagtttttttttaataatatttatattaagtcAATTGCCAAAAATCCTCTCAACCAacttgttaattatatatataaaaaaaaaaacaatacgaGAAGACACCAAGGCCCTTGGatataagttataatttttttgttttttaatatcaaatgagttattttaaaatgaaatagatgATAAAGCCCGTAGCTCTGGATTTAGAATTTTCTGCTTATTAAATAATTTCACtgtatcaaaaatatataaaaacctcACCCCTTTCAATTCATAAATGACTTTTTGATGACTATTCTATCCAACGGAGGACTCTGTGATTTgtgaaaaaatgacaaaaacactGAAACACGGATCCAATCTagtgttttgtgttttgatccACCGTGAAAACTTGATAtcttatagtttatttttaatttaataaaagacaataaagaaatccaaaaatcaaGCATCTGAAAATGGAATGGCTTTGGATCTCTCACCAAGAAGTCATTTCTAGTGAGCTGTAAGAATCATGCTTGGGATGGATGAGacgatgaaataaaaacaaatagaatgaGGCTTTGAACAGTCCTATAAGCTACGCggatttcataaattattccaGCCTGTCCATGTGAAGAACGGGAAATAAGTCATCACCCACAACATAATAATCAATTTAGTATTCAAGAGTCTCCTATGTGTTCGATGCTAATTGCTAATtcctaacaaaataaaaacggTGGCAAAGGCGGAGACCAAGTCAGGATTCTTGAGATTTGAAAATGGATATAATATTTTCGTGACCATGGAAGCACTAGATAAAACATGCTTGGCCAATTCTACGTTACACGCTATTTTTGACCAGGCCACTAGCAATGTGCTGACAGTTGGGGGAGGAATACAGAGGACGGTGTCATTTTTTCTTGTAGTAAAGCTGCCATGTTCGAGACGAGAAAGTTAACACCAGCTGATCGCCTTTTGCTGTTTCACCAAAATTACACTAAGTTGAATGGCTATATGAAATTGATTTGAGAGACTTCCTAGAGAGTTACCAGGTCCAACTTCCAACGAGATTCCAGTACATGTTTACGTGGTGGTCGCCAGTTTGAATCTGATGGAATGAGCAATATCGATTTTGGCCGGTCCTCTACAGATGAAAATTTAAACTCGAGGTCAGGTCTAACAAAGTGATATGTTGAACAACAACATGATGTGCATTTCGCTATTCAACAAGTCTAAACTAGAAAGACTTTGCATTCCTGTTCCCAGAGGTAAAACAGATGATGCCTCGTCCACTATCATTCCAACGTCAAACATTTGAAAAGTTCATGGGTTTTATTAGTGGGGTTGGTTCGTATCAAAAAACATTGCATCAATTGACCAAATCACTGATTGTTCATACaagtaattgttttcaaatccaatctaattATCACATATTTCACAGATGTACAGCAGTTAGTGCTGTTACCTCTAAGGTgtaagttaaaaaaagagaggcgaGAAACAGCAATTAAGAAGACTAATTACCGAAGATTATAGCACGAGGTGGCTTCTTTGAAGCATTGTTTCCAGGTAAAGAAGTTGGCCCATCCAGTGAACCTAGACTTCTGAGAACAAATGTAGGTCAACAATGCACCTCCAGCAACCAGCTTCCATAATTTACTGCGACTCTGGTCAGCATCAGTGAATTATCTGTTGTCAACTATAAGCAAA encodes:
- the LOC7462244 gene encoding protein ALP1-like, giving the protein MYENSLLYQTNNLARNSPLMFTFLPSSLRQMNEPDSMFSNSKKRQRKEDRQGNDSDGNDSFEQDGREKKKKNLKGIITSLILLEQQEKSDQEEQSKASNEEKVLLEANHNKRIKTMVEYYDKFQDYHVEVQETERRKRKNSRAIAGALAVSTVSNGVAAREGIKDTKHGGGGQQRRLWVKDRDKEWWDDCNRPDYPEEEFKKAFRMSKSTFDMICEELNSVIAKEDTTLRNAIPVRQRVAVCIWRLATGEPLRLVSKRFGLGISTCHKLVLEVCSAIRSVLMPKYLQWPDEDGLRKIKNEFESISGIPNAVGSMYTTHIPIIAPKISVAAYFNKRHTERNQKTSYSITVQGVVDPKGIFTDVCIGWPGSMPDDQVLEKSALFQRANGGLLKDVWIVGTSGYPLMDWVLVPYAQQNLTWTQHAFNEKIGEIQLVAKDAFARLKGRWSCLQKRTEVKLQDLPVVLGACCVLHNICEMQNEEIDPELRVELVDDEMVPEVALRSATSMKARDAIAHNLLHHCHAGTRFL